From the genome of uncultured Bacteroides sp.:
TTTTTGCGTGCGGATAGTCAATTGTATAATGCAATCCGCGGCTTTCTTTGCGTTCTATTGCCTGACGCATGATGAGATAACCAGTATTCACCATGTTTCTAAGCTCACATATTTCTTTAGATGCTTTTGAACGTTTAAACAGACTTTCTGTTTCTTCATAAATAATATCCAGGCGGTCCCATGCGCGTTTTAAACGAAGATCCGAACGAACTATGCCCACATAAGTACTCATAATCTGTCCTACTTCTTTGGCGCTTTGAGTAATAAGTACCATTTCTTCGGGAGAACGTGTTCCTTCATCATTCCATTCTGGAATATCCTCGTTATAAGTATATTGATCGATGGTGCTTAAACAGTGTTTTGCTGCTGCGTCGGCATAAACCACTGCTTCAATAAGTGAGTTTGATGCAAGGCGGTTACCACCATGCAAGCCGGTGCGGGAACATTCTCCAACGGCATAAAGTCTTTCAATTGAAGAGCAGGCATCTAGATCTACCTCTATACCACCGCAAAGGTAGTGGGCTGCCGGAGCAACAGGTATATAATCTTTAGTAATGTCAATACCAAGACTGAGACATTTTTCGTATATATTCGGGAAGTGCTTTTTAGTTTCTTCCGGATCTTTGTGAGTTACATCCAGATAAACATGCTCGTCACCACGGTTTTTCATTTCGTTGTCTATAGCTCTTGCCACGATATCGCGTGGAGCAAGCGAAAGACGTTCGTCATACTTCTGCATGAATTCTTTTCCGTCCATGGTTCGAAGCACACCTCCGTAACCTCTCATTGCCTCAGTAATAAGGAATGATGGGCGGTCTCCCGGATGATAAAGCGCTGTTGGGTGAAATTGGACGAATTCCATATCCTTAACCGTTCCTTTAGCACGGTAAACCATAGCAATTCCGTCTCCGGTTGCTACCAATGGATTAGTAGTAGTCTGGTAAACAGCCCCTACACCTCCGGTTGCCATTAAAGTAACTTTTGCCAGATAAGTATCAACCTTTCCGGTTTTCGGATCTAAAATATAAGCTCCGTAGCATTTAATATCAGGAGTCTGACGTGTAACCGTAACTCCAAGGTGATGCTGAGTTAGAATTTCAATGGCGAAATGATTTTCAAAGATTGTGATGTTAGGATGTTGCTTTACAGCCTGGATAAGACTATCCTGAATTTCGGCTCCTGTATTGTCTTTGTGATGCAGAATACGGAATTCAGAGTGACCGCCTTCTTTGTGCAAGTCAAAATCTCCCTTTTCAGTTTTATCGAAATCTACTCCCCAACTGATAAGTTCATTAATTTGAGCGGGAGCCTCTCTAACTACTTTTTCAACTGCCGCCCGGTCACTAATCCAATCGCCGGCAATCATCGTATCTTCAATATGTTTCTCGAAATTGTCTACTAGTGTGTTTGTAACGGAAGCAACTCCTCCCTGAGCGAAATAGGTGTTTGCTTCTTCTAAAGTGGTCTTGCAAATTAGTGCAACCTTTCCTTTATGTGCCACTTTCAGGGCAAAACTCATACCGGCAATACCTGAACCGATTACTAAGAAATCA
Proteins encoded in this window:
- the nadB gene encoding L-aspartate oxidase — its product is MIKKFDFLVIGSGIAGMSFALKVAHKGKVALICKTTLEEANTYFAQGGVASVTNTLVDNFEKHIEDTMIAGDWISDRAAVEKVVREAPAQINELISWGVDFDKTEKGDFDLHKEGGHSEFRILHHKDNTGAEIQDSLIQAVKQHPNITIFENHFAIEILTQHHLGVTVTRQTPDIKCYGAYILDPKTGKVDTYLAKVTLMATGGVGAVYQTTTNPLVATGDGIAMVYRAKGTVKDMEFVQFHPTALYHPGDRPSFLITEAMRGYGGVLRTMDGKEFMQKYDERLSLAPRDIVARAIDNEMKNRGDEHVYLDVTHKDPEETKKHFPNIYEKCLSLGIDITKDYIPVAPAAHYLCGGIEVDLDACSSIERLYAVGECSRTGLHGGNRLASNSLIEAVVYADAAAKHCLSTIDQYTYNEDIPEWNDEGTRSPEEMVLITQSAKEVGQIMSTYVGIVRSDLRLKRAWDRLDIIYEETESLFKRSKASKEICELRNMVNTGYLIMRQAIERKESRGLHYTIDYPHAKK